GCTCTACCCCACCTTCCTCCCAACCCGCGCCCCGACGAACGATGGGTAGCCTTGCGTGAATTCCCGCGCCGTTGCGGGCTTTTTGCCCTCAATCTGCAGGCGCCTGACGACAAGTACGCCCGCGCCTGCGGCTATAACAAGCTCGCCTCCGTGAATCTGCGCTACAGTACCCGGCGGCGCTGCGGCAGCCGGACCGGCGGCCTCCGCCTCCAGGACCTTGATGAGCTTGCCGTCCCAGTGCGTGTACGAGCCCGGCCACGGCTGGTAGGCGCGCACCTGGCGGGCGATCCGGTCGGCGTCCTGGCCCCAATCGATTTCGCCGTCCTCCTTCGTCAGCAGCCGGGTGACGATCGCCTGTGAGTCGTCCTGCGGCTCGGCGTGGAGGACGCCGGCCTCCCACAGCGCAAGCACCTCCGTCAGCAGCACCGCGCCGAGCCGGAAGAGCCGCTCCGTCAGCTCCGGCGCGGTCTCGTCCGGGCGTATCTCGACCTCGCGCTGCGCGATGATCGGACCGGTGTCCATGCCGGAGTCCAGCTTCATAATGGTCACGCCTGTTCTGCGGTCGCCGTTCAGGAGCGCGGTCGTGATCGGCGAGGGTCCGCGGTACTTCGGAAGCATGGAGGGGTGAATATTCAGAGCGCCGAGGGGGGCCATCTCGAGAGTTGCCCTGGGCAGGAAGAGGCCGTAAGCGGCGACGATGAGCGCCTCGGGGGCCAGCGCGGCCATCTCGTCTTTGACCTCCTGGGGTTTGAGCGACTCCGGCTGGAAAACCGGCAACCCGCAATCGAGCGCTAACTGCTTCACGGGCGAAGGCGCTGTCTTGTTGCCGCGGCCGGACGGCCTGTCCGGCTGTGTGTAGACGCCGACGACGTTGTGGCCGGCGTCCAGCAGCGCCGAGAGCACCGGCGCAGCAAATTCTGGTGTGCCCATGAATACGAGTTTCATGAATAAGACCCTTCGGTTACAATTGCGGCTATGTCAACGCCAACTCTTATTATCGTCTCCGGCCCGCCCGCCGCCGGCAAGACCACAATAGCCAAGAAACTGTCCGGCGATCTGCTATTGCCGCACCTGAGCAAAGATATCATCAAGGAGTCTCTGTTCGATACTTTGGGCCGGAGCGACCGCGATTGGTCGAAGAAGGTCGGATTCGCGAGCATCACGCTCCTCTTCAAGCTGGTGGACATCGAGATGCAGGCCCGGCGGGCGGTCATCCTCGAGGGGAACTTCAAACCGCGAATCGACGGCGAGCGCTTTGAGGAACTGCGGCGGAAATACTCGCCGTCTATCGTTGAGGTGTACTGCTACGCAACCCCGGAAGTCCTGCTGTCCAGGTTCAGAAACCGTGCGACGAGCGCCAACAGACACCCCGGCCATGTCGAGAACGGCAGCACCTCCGGCTTTCAGTTAGATGAGCTAGTCGCGTCCCTGTCCGACGGCACATACAGCCCCATGAACCAAATCAGCGAGGTTATACGCGTCGACACCACTGACTTCGCCGCTATCGACTATGATGGCATTCTGGGCACGGTCAGGTCGGCGCTGGCGGGGAGCCCGGAGCGGAGGGAGTCATGACCATCATCAACCACCGCGATGTCCCCGAGACGCCCTGGCGGCCGCGGTACAGGATGTGGCACATCGCCGGGCCGCAGCAGGGTCTGTCGTCGCGCCTGTCATATTCCGAGGTCGCGCCCGGCGCGGGGGCTCCCCTGCACTTCCACGAGAGCGACGAAATCATTGTCGTGCTCTCAGGTGAGCTCGAGGTCAGGATCGGTGAGCATACCCACCGGGTAGGCGCCGACCATACGATCGCCGTCCCTCCAGGAACGCCGCATGGCTTCACAGTCTCTGGAGAGAGCGATGCGCGGCTGTACACCTTCTTTCCCGTGTCCGACCCTTTCGGCAAGACGACGTTCCTTGAGGGGACCCCGCCTCCTACCGCCTCCCGGTAATCTCCAGCAGCAGGAACGACGGCTCCCCGTCGGGGTAGTGCATCTCCCGCACAAGCCTGAACCTGAACTCCCTCCCAACATTATGCGGTTTGATAGCGAAGAGCTGTCTTCGCGCAGGGTCATAGTACGCCATTTCGCCAATCAGGCAGGTTTCGTCCACGCACACGTCGGGCGCGTAGAAGCGCAGGAACATGTCGGGCGCATTGAACTCCCCGTCCATCACAAGCTGGTCGTACTTGTCGCGATTGTCCAGGAAGAAGCGCACGAT
This genomic window from SAR202 cluster bacterium contains:
- a CDS encoding methionyl-tRNA formyltransferase; the encoded protein is MKLVFMGTPEFAAPVLSALLDAGHNVVGVYTQPDRPSGRGNKTAPSPVKQLALDCGLPVFQPESLKPQEVKDEMAALAPEALIVAAYGLFLPRATLEMAPLGALNIHPSMLPKYRGPSPITTALLNGDRRTGVTIMKLDSGMDTGPIIAQREVEIRPDETAPELTERLFRLGAVLLTEVLALWEAGVLHAEPQDDSQAIVTRLLTKEDGEIDWGQDADRIARQVRAYQPWPGSYTHWDGKLIKVLEAEAAGPAAAAPPGTVAQIHGGELVIAAGAGVLVVRRLQIEGKKPATAREFTQGYPSFVGARVGRKVG
- a CDS encoding ATP-binding protein codes for the protein MSTPTLIIVSGPPAAGKTTIAKKLSGDLLLPHLSKDIIKESLFDTLGRSDRDWSKKVGFASITLLFKLVDIEMQARRAVILEGNFKPRIDGERFEELRRKYSPSIVEVYCYATPEVLLSRFRNRATSANRHPGHVENGSTSGFQLDELVASLSDGTYSPMNQISEVIRVDTTDFAAIDYDGILGTVRSALAGSPERRES
- a CDS encoding cupin domain-containing protein, translated to MTIINHRDVPETPWRPRYRMWHIAGPQQGLSSRLSYSEVAPGAGAPLHFHESDEIIVVLSGELEVRIGEHTHRVGADHTIAVPPGTPHGFTVSGESDARLYTFFPVSDPFGKTTFLEGTPPPTASR